The bacterium genomic sequence CGGGCGTAAAATTGCGACGGTCAAATTTTCACTATTAAAATATTTCTGCGCGATTCTCTGCAAATCTTTTTTTGTAACTTCTTTTACTCTTTTAATATAGACTTCATCAAAATTCATGTTGCCGGCAGTCATCTCGTCCATTGCCAATTGTCCCGCCATGCCTTCTATTGTCTGTTTTGAAAATATGTGGCCGCTTATCACTTTTTGCTTGGCCATATCAAGTTCAGTATCGGAAACTTCTTTTTTCTTTAATTCTTCAATGATTGCCCATATTTCATCCTGGACATTATCAATGTTTTTTTCATCCATTGCGGCGCTTATACCAAAAACGCCCGGATACTGGGGAGTATATGACCAGGTATGAATTGAATATACATAAGCCTTCTCATTCTTTATTTTTTTTACCATGCGGGAGGCTTCACCCTCTCCCAAAATTATGGATAAAACATCCAGCGGATACATATCATCGTTATATAAATCAACTGTGTGAAATCCCATATTTAACCTTGTAATCTGGACATCTGATTCTTTTGATACCAAACGTCTGCTGACCTGCCTGGGTTCAGGTTCAATAATTGACGGCGTTTTAAGCTGTCCCTTAAAATCCTTAAAAGCGTTTTTTATTTTTTCCAAAGCCCCGGGAATCTCAAAATTTCCCACGGCTATAAAAATCATATTATTCGGGATATGGGTTTTTTTATAATAATTATAAACATCTTCTCTTGTCAAATTCATAAAAAGGTCCTTGTAACCTATGCCCGGGTATCTGTAAGGATGTTTAGTATAAAGCGCTTCCCAGAATAAACGATGAGCGGAGCGGTCGGGATTGTCCAGGTTCATGTTTATTTCTTTCAGAATTACATCTCTTTCTCTTTCCAGTTCCGTTGAATCAAAACTCGCGTTCATCATCGCGTCGGACAAAACATCGAGGCCTGTATCAAAATAATCTTTGCTTACGGTCAAAAGATAAACCACCCTGTCATCGGCCGTATACCCGTTCAAATCACCCCCGGCCTTTTTAATCTCCCTGGATAACTGGCCTTCCTTTCTCTTTTCAGTCCCTTTAAATATCATATGTTCCACAAAATGCGAAATGCCCGCCCCCAGGTATTTTCCTTCATGGATAGTTCCCGATTTTACCCATACCTGCATCGCTATCGCGTCAATTGTCGGGACATTTCTCAATATTACAGTCATACCATTGTCTAAAACAAATTTTTGAGTTTCATAGCTAAAGTTATCCTGCATTGAAGAAACATCCTCCTTTATATTTTTATCCCTTGCGAAAACAAAACAGGTAATTGTGTTAAAAATAAAAACAATTATAAAAAGTTTTTTGAACATACAGCCTCCTAATAATAAAACAAAATTAAAATTTTTATAATAATATCATAAATTTTTGTCTGATTGATAGAATTTTTTTCACCGATAGTCCGTGTAGGGCAGATACTTGACACTAAATCTTTTGTCTTACTGCATTCCAGGCTTCTTTCTTTGGGATAATCTTCTTACGGCTTCCTTTATTCTTTTAGACCTTGTTTCCTCTCTTTTCGCGCTTGAAATCCACCATATATACTGTTTTTTATTTGACGGCGACAGGTTTTCAAAAAATTCACCGGCCTTTTTATTCAACAGTAAAGCCAATTTCGGGATTATTTCGGGTTAAAATATATTCCGTACTTCTGCCGGTTTTCCCTATTCTCTTTAAAATTCCTTTCATACACAGTTCAGTTAAATCAAAAAACTGTAAAATATTCATTCAAAAGATAGTTTTCCATTACAATTTCTTTTATCGCAAATCGCTTTTCTTTGAGTTCTTTTTGAACACCACTGACAAATATTTTGTATTTTTTCACTGATTACACCTCATTATTAGTAACCATTTAGCGGGTTGGAATAAATCTTAATTTCTCCCTTTAGAAAAGGGAGATTAAGAGGGATTTGATAAATTTTATTAAAAAATCCCCCTATTTCCCCCTTTTTTAAAGAGGGATTTCATAGTTGTTCCAATTCGCTAACTGGTTACCATTATTAAGACTGGTGATTATAATGTAGGGGCGAATGATTATTCGCCCCTACCCGTAGCGTTCAAATTTTCTTTTTCATTCATAATATTCATCCATTTCCCATTTCAACGGATTATTCACAATATAATCACGAATCGATTCCAGACTCTTTTCATTTTCAAGACGGCCACAGGAATCCGGTCACTTTTATATTCCTCGACAATCACGCAATAATCACGCATTATTTACGCAATATCGCACTCAATCTGGTATTCAATGCCTGAATCAAATTTAGGTTTCATTATCCGGTTTCCTTGTCCTCTTTTTTTTGCTTACAACTTCAATCATTCTGGTTTCATTGACAAGCTCATCAAAAGCATTACCTTTCCTGTCAGATACAAGCTGTCTGTCCCGCGCGTATTGCTCATATTCAAGCTCGGCCTTTTCCAAAGCAAGCTGGTGAGATATCCTGCCCGCGTGCGTCAAGATATCCCGTTCATTGAACTGAAGAAAACCATGCAGTTTTTTAATCCAGTCTTTCATGTACATGGGAACGCGCCTCATCGCCTGGCCTTCGGCAAAAACCAAATATTGTTCCACCAGATTATTCAAGCCCAGCAATTCCTCTCCACTCAAATAGTTTTTCGCGATCGCGACATCGTCCTTCCTGATTTTTGTCCCCCGCCAACTGGTCAGCCCCATATTCTTCTTTTTGCTATCCACCCGTTCATAAATAATTTCTGCCGCGGTCCGTCCTGTAATCGCCCAGTGCATTTTATTCTGCACTGTTTTGAAAAATTCAATACTCATCTCATCCGTCGGGTCATAATCGACACTTGTAGCGTAAATATCCGTAATCTTTTGATAAAACCGGCGTTCGGAAGTCCGGATATCCTGAATGCGCCTGGCCAATTCGTCAAAATAATCAAAAGGCTGCTTCGGGTTTTTAAGCCGTTCATCATCCAGAACAAAACCTTTTATTATAAATTCCCGCAAGTGGCTTGTAGCCCACTGCCTGAAATGTGTCGCCACCTTTGATTTAACCCGGTAGCCTACGGAAATGATCATATCGAGATTGTAATATTCAACATTACGGCTTACCTGCCGATTGCCTTCTTTTTTAACTGTCAAGAATTCCTTGACAGTTGCCTGAGGCAAAAGTTCCTTTTCTTCGTAAATATTCGCGATATGAAGGCTTATATTTTGTTTTGTCGTTTGAAATAATTCAGCCATTAACTGCTGCGAAAGCCAAACTGTTTCGTCCTGAAACCGCACGTCAATTTTTGTCTCTCCGGTTTCGGTTTGATAAATTATAAGTTGTGATTTGTTTTGTTCTTTTTTAAGCATAATTTTCCCTCTGACAACTGATTTTTACTGAACCTGCGCGATTTTTGCGCAAACTGAATTCTTCTCTGCTTTTTCACCCATAATATTCATCCCTCTCCCACCCCAACGGATTATTCACAACATAATCCCGAATACATTTTAAATCTTTTTCGTCTCGAACAATACGCTCATAATAATTTCTTTGCCATAATTTACGATAAAACGGCCGCCAATTTTTGCATTTTTAAAATTTTGTTTGATTTTAACAAACCATGTTTTTATCATTAATCCCGCATCGTTCATAAATATTTCGCCTTTTTTAATTTCCCCGAATAAACATTCTTTACCGTTTACACAGATCGTCACAAAATAATACCCCGGCTCCGAATAATTAAAATTCTTTTCACGAAGTGATCAGTTCCTGACAACCTGATGGAACGCCTGTAATGAATATCGGGATTGAATTTCATTTATTTCCATGTTGATATATTAATTGTTGCAATAGCGTTACAACAATTTTTCTCCGGCGTATAATCATACCATTCCGCCTCAATATCTTTAATTGAAGGCATGCTGGTGCACGAGTACCGCGCGGCTCCCAATAAAACCTTAAAAGCTCTGTATTTACTTTTACAGCGGATTTTTTGTCTCGATCGCTTTGTCTAAATTGTTCCTGTTAATCCATATACCTTGCATTTTATCCCTTTCCGCCGCAATAATCCATTTATTTTTTTAAACGGCAGATATAATTCTGCCTTTAACTTATTGAAATATAAGCTTTTATCCACATGGAAACTGTTCTATCATGGAATAAGAGAATAGTTCAAATTCAAAATATATAAAAAATGCAAAGAGCAGTCTTAAGACTTAAGTCTTAAGTTTAACATATCATGACTCAGAAACACGATACGAGCAATGCAGAATGAACCATGCCCGTTCCGTGGCCCCTTTATTTCCGCCATAATTCTTTGTGGTAAACACTACTTCATTCGCGGGAAATTCAGCGGTTTCCAATATCCAGCCGGGGGATATAAAATCTTCCTTGCTGTAATCAATAACTTCATCGATCGGCAGGATATTTCCCTTTTTATCGTATAGTTTAAACCTTAGCACTGCATCATTTTTATAAAAATCAGAATCGGCCGGCAGGAAATATTCAATTTTAATTTCGCCGGAAAAGTATTTTTCTTCCTTTTCTGATGCTGTTCCAACAACAGTTGCCGTAAAAGATATTAAATATGTAACAGTATCATATGTAAATCCAACTTCATGTTTTTTCCCATCAACCGGCAGCAAATATTCCGATGCAATATATGAATCAGAACCGTAATTCTCAAACAGGCCTGTTATGCTTACATTTTTAATTTTTGATTTTATTTCCGCCGCAAACGCGATATTTAAGCTAAAAAACAGGTATATGAAAAGGAAGAC encodes the following:
- a CDS encoding pitrilysin family protein; translated protein: MFKKLFIIVFIFNTITCFVFARDKNIKEDVSSMQDNFSYETQKFVLDNGMTVILRNVPTIDAIAMQVWVKSGTIHEGKYLGAGISHFVEHMIFKGTEKRKEGQLSREIKKAGGDLNGYTADDRVVYLLTVSKDYFDTGLDVLSDAMMNASFDSTELERERDVILKEINMNLDNPDRSAHRLFWEALYTKHPYRYPGIGYKDLFMNLTREDVYNYYKKTHIPNNMIFIAVGNFEIPGALEKIKNAFKDFKGQLKTPSIIEPEPRQVSRRLVSKESDVQITRLNMGFHTVDLYNDDMYPLDVLSIILGEGEASRMVKKIKNEKAYVYSIHTWSYTPQYPGVFGISAAMDEKNIDNVQDEIWAIIEELKKKEVSDTELDMAKQKVISGHIFSKQTIEGMAGQLAMDEMTAGNMNFDEVYIKRVKEVTKKDLQRIAQKYFNSENLTVAILRPAGKQEPKDKEKIIAPFVSDVRKITLPNKAVLLIKEDRRLPVISVRISLMGGLRFENEFNNGITNFMKELLLKGTKKLTADEISLKIESRGGKISTFSGRNSFGISLDILKENFDEALDIISQVLTSALFNEKEIEKAREKILADIASEQDDVFRTTSNLFMSTLFERHPYRLRPIGSMESVKKITRNDILKYYYDYCRPNNMVINIYGDIDAGKIQEKVNKVFAGFKSQELPVIRVPEELEPLNIRKAQKFNNKTQSVAILGFLAPDLKSPDYYPLEVLTSVLNGLGSRMFENLRGEKGLAYYVGSFYIPGLETGAYLFYIGTIPSKREEAVQGILDQIKKLQEEDITPEELQTAKQNLIGQKAISLETIGSQASSSGLNELYGLGYDWDDKYKETINKVTAENVKSVAKRYFNLNTYTIAVVEPEEKK
- a CDS encoding YdeI/OmpD-associated family protein, coding for MNKKAGEFFENLSPSNKKQYIWWISSAKREETRSKRIKEAVRRLSQRKKPGMQ
- a CDS encoding virulence RhuM family protein, encoding MLKKEQNKSQLIIYQTETGETKIDVRFQDETVWLSQQLMAELFQTTKQNISLHIANIYEEKELLPQATVKEFLTVKKEGNRQVSRNVEYYNLDMIISVGYRVKSKVATHFRQWATSHLREFIIKGFVLDDERLKNPKQPFDYFDELARRIQDIRTSERRFYQKITDIYATSVDYDPTDEMSIEFFKTVQNKMHWAITGRTAAEIIYERVDSKKKNMGLTSWRGTKIRKDDVAIAKNYLSGEELLGLNNLVEQYLVFAEGQAMRRVPMYMKDWIKKLHGFLQFNERDILTHAGRISHQLALEKAELEYEQYARDRQLVSDRKGNAFDELVNETRMIEVVSKKKRTRKPDNET